One Marinifilum sp. JC120 genomic window carries:
- a CDS encoding MCE family protein — translation MSRKTNPFRLGIFIIVGVLLFISVLAILGAGKIFEHSVKMETYLNESVNGLEVGSPIKFRGVKIGTVSHIGFVTDHYVDLGQSALRYVYLLGDLNHKMFKTKEGQDLVRALNKEVDRGLRARPVSLGLTGQLFLEIDYVNPVKNPPLEITWNPKNMYVPSAPSMMSKVESAVASISDTLEDINKSNIAEAIEDVRSVAQSMSTFLKNSDTGEISKRLTGTLTEAEKFIARINQLLADPEVDSLMPDVAAAARNMRKVMDSSSGDIVAAMKDIRKASESAKNVTGGMEEYLSGPQGKQTLADLSTTLNNISEASDRIKGAAVRFESTLSRVNMTVAGQQGNIEAILDNVRKLMENLRELSSEARQYPSGVLFGDPPKKAPLKQGSK, via the coding sequence ATGAGTCGGAAAACTAATCCTTTCAGGCTGGGGATTTTTATAATTGTCGGTGTTTTGCTGTTTATTTCAGTGCTGGCAATTCTTGGTGCTGGCAAGATTTTTGAGCATAGCGTCAAGATGGAAACCTATCTGAATGAATCTGTGAACGGCCTTGAGGTCGGCTCCCCCATTAAATTTCGCGGGGTGAAAATCGGTACGGTCAGTCATATCGGCTTTGTTACCGATCATTATGTGGATCTTGGGCAGAGTGCTTTGCGCTATGTATATCTTCTTGGTGATCTTAACCATAAAATGTTTAAGACCAAGGAGGGGCAGGATCTTGTCCGTGCCTTGAACAAGGAAGTGGACCGGGGGCTACGCGCCCGTCCTGTTTCATTGGGACTTACCGGTCAGCTTTTTCTTGAAATTGACTATGTGAATCCCGTGAAGAATCCCCCGCTCGAGATTACATGGAATCCGAAAAATATGTATGTACCTTCCGCACCATCCATGATGAGTAAAGTGGAAAGCGCGGTGGCCTCCATCAGTGATACGCTGGAAGATATCAACAAGTCCAATATCGCTGAAGCAATTGAAGATGTGCGTTCCGTGGCTCAGAGCATGAGTACTTTTCTTAAAAATTCCGATACCGGGGAGATCAGCAAACGATTAACCGGAACCCTGACCGAGGCTGAGAAATTTATCGCGCGTATTAACCAGTTGCTGGCTGATCCGGAAGTGGACAGTCTTATGCCTGATGTGGCTGCTGCGGCCCGCAATATGCGTAAGGTTATGGACAGTTCTTCCGGGGATATTGTGGCTGCCATGAAAGATATCCGTAAAGCATCCGAAAGTGCAAAGAATGTAACCGGAGGCATGGAGGAGTATCTTTCAGGTCCTCAAGGCAAGCAGACTCTGGCTGATCTTTCAACGACACTGAATAATATCAGTGAAGCTTCTGACAGGATCAAAGGGGCGGCTGTGCGCTTTGAATCAACGCTTTCAAGGGTGAATATGACTGTGGCCGGGCAGCAGGGTAATATCGAAGCTATTCTGGATAATGTTCGTAAGCTGATGGAAAATCTGCGTGAACTGAGCAGCGAGGCCAGACAATATCCTTCCGGTGTCCTTTTCGGTGATCCTCCGAAAAAGGCTCCGCTTAAGCAGGGGAGTAAGTGA
- a CDS encoding ATP-binding cassette domain-containing protein, which yields MSSAIEKVINVQGLSCAYGETVVIENISFDVRKGEIFVILGGSGCGKSTVLKHMIGLYPPTAGQIFIDGDDIGSAYGQTRLEILQRIGVMYQMGALFGSMTLLENVRLPLEEFTSMPREAMDYTARMKLSLVGLEASADKMPSELSGGMLKRGAIARAMALDPKILFLDEPSAGLDPITSAELDELIRSLSRSLGVTFVIVTHELQSIFSIADRVIMLDKGTRGIIAEGDPRLLREESDHPQVRRFFHREVEGKAGETPAAMENI from the coding sequence ATGAGCAGTGCAATTGAAAAGGTAATTAATGTGCAGGGGCTGAGTTGTGCCTATGGTGAAACCGTTGTAATCGAAAATATTTCCTTCGATGTCAGAAAAGGTGAAATCTTTGTCATACTTGGTGGTTCCGGTTGCGGTAAAAGTACCGTGCTCAAACATATGATCGGACTTTATCCCCCGACAGCGGGCCAGATATTTATTGATGGGGATGATATCGGTTCTGCCTATGGGCAAACACGGTTGGAAATTTTGCAGCGTATCGGGGTTATGTATCAGATGGGGGCATTGTTTGGTTCCATGACCCTGCTGGAGAATGTTCGTCTGCCGCTGGAAGAGTTTACCTCAATGCCTCGTGAGGCTATGGATTATACAGCGCGTATGAAGCTTTCGCTAGTCGGTCTGGAAGCGTCGGCTGATAAGATGCCTTCTGAACTTTCAGGAGGAATGCTTAAGCGCGGGGCTATTGCCAGAGCTATGGCTCTCGATCCGAAAATTCTTTTTTTGGACGAACCATCAGCTGGGCTTGATCCTATAACGTCTGCCGAACTTGATGAGCTTATTCGTAGTCTTTCCCGCTCGCTGGGAGTGACATTTGTGATTGTAACCCATGAGTTGCAATCAATTTTTTCCATTGCGGACCGGGTCATAATGCTCGATAAGGGTACCCGTGGAATTATTGCCGAAGGTGATCCCCGTCTTCTTCGTGAGGAGTCGGATCATCCGCAGGTGCGCAGATTTTTTCATCGTGAAGTTGAAGGAAAAGCCGGGGAAACTCCTGCGGCCATGGAGAATATATGA
- a CDS encoding MlaE family lipid ABC transporter permease subunit, whose translation MVSGSVLFKKSTSGVVLSGRLDAEGAGEVWEQARSAVAAGCSTVECSGLEYLDGGGASLFMMMKAGCRDRGTVLSINGLRPEFAGFLDLFDVDKAAPPQRQDKGKGGIRGWITSIGLSGQVVAADMREQIEFTGNCVIASLSTATSKNKLRWSDFWLTCEKVGADGLPIILLIGFLMGLIMSFQSAVSLMRFGAEIFVPNMLGLVMFRELGPMVTAILLAGRTGSAFAAEIGTMKVNEELDALNTMGLNPVSFLVLPRVLATVCMTPLLTLFFNFMSLVGGALVMLSMGYPLSTFTGRVFQNVHWMDFSGGMIKAVVFSFLVAGIGCQRGLVTKSGASAVGDSTTSAVVSGIILIAVFDGLFAVIFFLTGI comes from the coding sequence ATGGTTTCAGGTTCAGTGTTATTTAAGAAATCTACTTCAGGCGTAGTCCTCTCGGGTCGTTTAGATGCCGAAGGAGCCGGAGAAGTCTGGGAACAGGCCCGTTCCGCTGTGGCGGCGGGGTGTTCCACTGTGGAGTGTTCCGGGCTTGAGTATCTGGACGGCGGCGGTGCTTCATTGTTCATGATGATGAAGGCTGGTTGTCGGGATCGGGGTACTGTTTTGTCTATTAATGGGTTGCGCCCTGAATTTGCCGGTTTTCTTGATCTGTTCGATGTGGATAAAGCAGCTCCCCCGCAGAGGCAGGATAAAGGGAAGGGCGGAATACGGGGCTGGATTACTTCCATCGGGCTTTCAGGTCAGGTTGTGGCCGCAGACATGCGTGAGCAGATTGAATTCACCGGAAATTGCGTCATTGCCTCCCTGAGCACCGCGACCAGTAAAAATAAACTGCGCTGGTCTGATTTCTGGCTGACTTGTGAAAAAGTTGGGGCCGATGGGCTGCCTATCATCCTTCTGATCGGTTTTTTGATGGGCTTGATTATGTCTTTCCAGTCCGCCGTATCCCTAATGCGTTTCGGGGCTGAAATTTTCGTACCCAACATGCTCGGGCTGGTCATGTTTCGCGAGCTTGGCCCCATGGTCACAGCAATCCTGCTGGCTGGACGGACCGGGTCCGCTTTTGCCGCTGAGATCGGAACCATGAAGGTCAATGAGGAATTGGATGCCCTGAATACCATGGGCCTTAATCCGGTTAGTTTTCTGGTCCTTCCGAGGGTGCTGGCAACAGTTTGCATGACTCCGCTGCTTACTCTCTTTTTCAACTTCATGAGCCTAGTGGGTGGCGCATTAGTAATGCTTTCCATGGGTTATCCTCTGAGTACGTTTACCGGCCGTGTTTTCCAGAATGTGCATTGGATGGATTTTTCCGGCGGTATGATCAAGGCCGTAGTTTTCAGTTTTCTTGTGGCCGGAATCGGCTGCCAGCGAGGATTGGTTACCAAGTCCGGAGCCAGTGCGGTGGGAGATTCCACCACCAGTGCCGTGGTCAGCGGGATTATTCTTATTGCAGTGTTTGACGGACTTTTTGCAGTCATATTTTTCCTGACGGGGATTTAA